A single Arachidicoccus sp. BS20 DNA region contains:
- a CDS encoding BamA/TamA family outer membrane protein — MQLTLKICFLFGTCCVLLCVSASAQNKADSLPGHKKTFFNKWIQKGMKSITHHASIDTIDARTAYNTRIATYYQPYQGKIIRHITYRQFDFDRSFADTATSINYFGTNILNHLHTRSRSWVIRNNMFVHEGMPLNANTIADNERYLRSLNFIRDARILVRPVAANSDSVDLLVITKDLFSLTGEIHDLSTTKQYISVSDVNFLGLGQSISGAIVNDKNRKPNVGTDLKYTKYNLFNSFTSLGVEYTDVGHNIYTHQQNEHGFYINADRPLFSQYASYYWSLHLSDVESEPNYGTFSVDDSTFYKYHYKMFDATFGYNIGAVKSRYSTKIPLRKVISLRYYNYDFLQSPQQFYDRYVEMLNGRQALLAQFTLFKQQFYKTNYVLGFGTTEDIPYGFNISFTSGWYKLKDLSRPYVGVDANRYLYSNKGDIAQFFLRTGGYFKGGLQDATVLLGSSFYSRLLLWNNVKIRQFMRLSYTGQFSTFAAEPLRINNAFGLENFRQDSVQGNQRLTLRSQTIFFGPGKVFGFAYAPFLTGDLSYLKATQKSIDHSPFYYSIGGGLRVRNENLVFGTIELKGVFLPRKIAGENRFKIGISTNLRFRYNSSYVSPPALLEYNGDVSNDIF, encoded by the coding sequence GTGCAATTAACATTGAAAATATGCTTTCTGTTCGGCACTTGCTGTGTTTTGCTTTGCGTTTCAGCATCGGCGCAGAACAAAGCCGATTCATTGCCCGGGCACAAAAAAACTTTCTTCAACAAATGGATACAAAAAGGCATGAAGAGCATTACGCACCATGCATCTATCGATACTATTGATGCACGCACGGCATATAACACGCGCATTGCCACATATTACCAACCTTACCAGGGAAAAATTATCAGGCATATTACCTATCGGCAATTTGATTTTGACAGAAGCTTTGCCGATACAGCCACCAGCATCAATTATTTCGGCACCAACATTCTGAACCACTTGCACACACGCTCGCGGTCCTGGGTTATCCGCAACAATATGTTTGTGCATGAAGGAATGCCGCTTAATGCCAATACCATTGCCGATAATGAACGCTACCTGCGCTCGCTGAACTTTATAAGAGATGCCCGCATATTGGTACGACCTGTCGCTGCAAATTCAGATTCTGTGGACTTGCTCGTTATAACAAAAGACCTCTTTAGCCTCACAGGAGAAATTCATGACCTGAGCACAACCAAGCAATATATCTCGGTGTCCGATGTTAATTTTTTAGGATTGGGGCAATCCATCTCCGGAGCTATTGTTAACGATAAAAACCGGAAACCCAATGTCGGAACCGATTTAAAATATACAAAATACAATTTGTTCAATTCTTTCACAAGCCTCGGTGTTGAATATACCGATGTTGGACATAATATTTACACACACCAGCAAAATGAGCACGGCTTCTATATCAATGCCGACCGACCGCTATTTTCGCAATATGCAAGCTATTACTGGTCGCTGCATTTAAGTGATGTAGAATCGGAACCCAACTACGGAACTTTTTCTGTGGATGATTCCACTTTTTACAAATATCACTACAAAATGTTCGATGCCACATTCGGCTACAACATAGGTGCAGTTAAAAGCAGGTATAGTACCAAAATTCCGTTGCGGAAAGTTATCAGCTTACGCTATTACAATTACGATTTTCTGCAATCTCCGCAGCAGTTTTATGACCGCTATGTCGAAATGCTGAATGGACGGCAGGCATTGCTGGCGCAATTCACACTATTTAAACAACAATTTTATAAGACCAATTATGTACTCGGCTTTGGAACTACGGAAGATATTCCATACGGCTTCAATATTTCCTTTACAAGCGGATGGTATAAGCTAAAAGACTTATCAAGACCTTATGTAGGTGTTGACGCCAATCGCTATCTTTATTCCAATAAAGGCGACATCGCGCAATTTTTTTTAAGAACGGGCGGATATTTCAAAGGCGGTTTACAAGATGCCACAGTTTTGCTTGGCTCATCTTTTTACAGCCGTCTGTTGCTTTGGAACAATGTTAAGATAAGGCAGTTTATGAGACTAAGCTATACCGGGCAATTTAGCACTTTTGCTGCCGAGCCGCTGCGCATCAACAATGCTTTCGGACTGGAAAATTTTCGCCAGGATTCTGTGCAGGGAAATCAACGTTTAACATTGCGGAGCCAAACAATATTTTTCGGTCCTGGAAAAGTATTTGGTTTTGCTTATGCGCCTTTCCTAACCGGCGATTTATCTTATTTAAAAGCAACGCAAAAAAGTATTGACCATTCGCCCTTCTATTATAGCATCGGCGGCGGTTTGAGGGTAAGAAACGAAAACCTTGTATTTGGAACGATAGAATTAAAAGGTGTATTTCTACCAAGAAAAATTGCGGGAGAAAACCGGTTCAAAATCGGCATCAGTACCAATCTTCGATTCCGCTACAACTCAAGCTACGTAAGTCCGCCGGCATTGCTTGAGTATAACGGCGATGTGAGCAATGATATTTTCTAA
- a CDS encoding GLPGLI family protein gives MQRKIQYTVFIIALFLAFRVTAQNALFLNHGNIVFEKKVNTYALQKERMSKNEADNAGWDDAILDASKKNNNGFTVTHANLAFKDDKTLYTPIEESNPNTSDFYFIDMSSGKQGNIVYSDFDKDQSIAQKTVYGDQFLITDSTRKIRWKITDELRDIAGFHCRRANAVIMDSVYVVAFYTNQIPTSGGPESFSGLPGMIMLLALPHQHIEWTATKVTLNPAVTDATLTPPKKGKAVNQKEFIDKLKGSLKDWNNLNSILQNASF, from the coding sequence ATGCAACGCAAAATTCAATACACGGTTTTTATCATAGCGCTTTTCCTGGCATTTCGCGTTACTGCGCAGAATGCCTTATTTCTCAATCATGGAAATATCGTTTTTGAGAAAAAAGTAAATACTTATGCCCTGCAAAAAGAGCGTATGTCGAAGAATGAAGCAGATAATGCCGGGTGGGACGATGCAATACTTGATGCATCCAAAAAGAATAATAACGGTTTTACGGTAACGCACGCCAATCTTGCGTTCAAAGACGACAAAACGCTTTATACGCCTATTGAAGAGAGTAACCCGAATACAAGCGATTTTTATTTTATCGATATGTCATCGGGGAAGCAGGGAAATATTGTATATTCCGATTTTGATAAAGACCAATCAATAGCGCAGAAAACAGTTTATGGAGACCAGTTTTTAATTACTGACAGCACGCGCAAAATACGGTGGAAAATAACCGATGAACTTCGCGATATTGCAGGCTTCCATTGCCGTCGAGCCAATGCCGTTATTATGGATTCGGTGTATGTTGTAGCTTTTTATACCAATCAAATTCCCACGAGCGGCGGACCGGAATCTTTCAGCGGTTTGCCGGGCATGATAATGCTGTTAGCTTTGCCGCACCAGCACATAGAATGGACTGCAACCAAAGTAACGCTCAATCCGGCTGTAACCGATGCAACGCTTACGCCGCCCAAAAAGGGAAAAGCGGTAAATCAAAAAGAATTTATTGATAAGCTTAAGGGCAGCCTGAAGGATTGGAACAATCTAAATTCGATTTTGCAAAACGCAAGTTTTTAA